One Sulfurimonas sp. C5 genomic region harbors:
- a CDS encoding ATPase, T2SS/T4P/T4SS family, with translation MALREKIKGFSNALENETEAKNLEDVITTEDFSCTTFCFPLLYRNEQYYELACNIYDKFIEKLNIKAELTEKMVREVVLKHISEFNIPKTTLKTEIADFLIDNLLYYGPITTIIKLAGSGLNDIIVNTKDYIDVIYEGQTLATPFRFRSEEDLRRIISRMLSVSNRKVDESSPIASAKLPDGSRIEIQIPPIAANLDKDGKAGSYVTVRKFREIPLLFESLIDSNMIDLKMAYFLIKAIKGKLNIVVSGGTSSGKTTFLNALTRFIDEGDQLLTIEDTKEMKPQMPCHAIRSFEARPENEEGAGAVTIETLLRTALRSSPRRIIVGECRGPEIVTMLNAMNTGHPGSMTTIHADDTKEAIVRIENMFLEARPTANMNFVRSQIISAVDLIVQIVRFPDGRRRIVKISEPEKRVEDNGVVSMLDIFEFSRVLNSDNPMDSSGNFKAVSASTRAVNKMLQHGVTLENRIFDNDFVVTKEMIIKELRDFHPSRMCGWKSNYMSEIVQASLGNSKNILERWPNLQ, from the coding sequence GTGGCTTTAAGAGAAAAAATAAAAGGTTTTTCAAATGCTTTAGAGAATGAAACAGAAGCAAAAAATTTGGAAGATGTAATTACTACTGAAGATTTTTCTTGTACAACTTTTTGCTTTCCACTTCTATATAGAAATGAACAATATTATGAACTCGCTTGTAATATTTATGACAAATTTATTGAAAAACTAAATATTAAGGCAGAACTTACAGAGAAAATGGTTCGAGAGGTCGTTTTAAAACACATTAGTGAATTTAATATTCCAAAAACGACTTTAAAAACTGAAATAGCAGACTTTTTAATAGATAATCTTTTATATTATGGACCGATCACAACAATTATTAAACTTGCTGGAAGCGGACTTAATGATATCATTGTTAATACAAAAGATTATATAGATGTAATTTATGAGGGGCAAACTCTTGCAACACCGTTTCGTTTTCGTAGTGAAGAGGACCTAAGAAGAATTATCTCTCGTATGTTAAGTGTTTCAAATAGAAAAGTTGATGAGTCATCTCCAATCGCTTCAGCTAAACTTCCTGATGGTTCCCGTATTGAAATACAAATTCCTCCAATCGCTGCCAACCTAGATAAAGATGGTAAAGCAGGTTCATATGTAACAGTTAGAAAGTTTCGTGAGATTCCATTACTTTTTGAGAGCTTAATCGATAGCAATATGATTGATTTAAAAATGGCATATTTTTTGATAAAAGCAATCAAAGGAAAGCTCAATATTGTAGTTTCAGGCGGTACTTCAAGCGGTAAAACTACTTTTTTGAATGCACTTACGCGCTTTATAGATGAAGGGGATCAGCTACTTACAATTGAAGATACAAAAGAGATGAAGCCTCAAATGCCTTGTCATGCAATTCGTTCATTTGAAGCACGTCCGGAAAATGAAGAGGGTGCAGGAGCAGTGACTATAGAAACACTACTTCGTACAGCGTTACGTTCAAGTCCTAGAAGAATCATAGTAGGAGAGTGTCGTGGTCCTGAAATTGTAACCATGCTTAATGCTATGAATACAGGACACCCCGGTTCAATGACTACAATTCACGCAGATGATACTAAAGAGGCAATTGTAAGAATTGAAAACATGTTTTTAGAAGCACGTCCGACGGCAAATATGAATTTTGTTCGATCACAGATCATTTCAGCTGTTGATTTGATTGTACAAATAGTGCGTTTTCCTGACGGTAGAAGAAGAATTGTAAAGATTTCAGAACCAGAAAAAAGGGTAGAGGATAACGGTGTAGTTTCTATGCTAGATATTTTTGAATTTTCAAGAGTTTTAAATAGCGATAATCCGATGGATTCATCCGGAAATTTTAAAGCGGTATCTGCATCAACAAGGGCTGTAAATAAAATGTTGCAACACGGTGTTACTCTTGAGAATCGTATTTTTGATAACGATTTTGTAGTAACAAAAGAGATGATTATAAAAGAGTTAAGAGATTTTCATCCAAGTAGAATGTGTGGCTGGAAAAGCAACTATATGTCAGAAATTGTTCAAGCATCGCTAGGTAATTCAAAAAATATTTTAGAAAGATGGCCGAACCTGCAATGA